One part of the Lentimicrobium sp. L6 genome encodes these proteins:
- a CDS encoding chemotaxis response regulator protein-glutamate methylesterase: MNYSKTIKVLIVDDSISIRNLLESYLSHDPKIEVIGKAADPYQAAEMIKKQIPDVITLDIEMPRMDGLTFLKKIMTQHPIPVIIVSSLTSKGAKATIKALEYGAVEILQKPIQYGNTKEETIHYLTTKIKVAHFARVKSRKSKSYDVLPKLSADAILKKKSFYINQSTTDKVVAIGASTGGTEAILEVIKTLDTNTTGIVIVQHIPAHFTKAFANRLNEICPLFVKEAENGDFIRNGLVLISPGDKHMVVEHMAGRNKVRLMDGPPVNRHRPSVDVLFRSMANKIGHKGLGVLLTGMGDDGAQGLLEMKESGAQTIAQDEKSCVVYGMPREAVKRNAQLYSMNLVSIAEFIKKFR; this comes from the coding sequence ATGAACTATTCAAAAACCATAAAAGTATTGATAGTAGACGATTCTATAAGCATTAGAAATCTATTGGAATCCTACCTCTCTCATGACCCTAAAATTGAAGTCATTGGCAAAGCAGCAGATCCATATCAAGCTGCAGAAATGATTAAAAAACAAATTCCAGATGTCATTACATTAGATATTGAAATGCCGAGAATGGATGGACTTACTTTTTTAAAAAAAATCATGACTCAACACCCAATTCCCGTTATTATAGTATCCAGCTTAACAAGTAAAGGTGCTAAAGCAACTATTAAGGCTTTAGAATATGGAGCTGTAGAAATTCTTCAGAAACCTATTCAATATGGGAATACCAAAGAGGAAACCATTCATTATTTAACTACTAAAATTAAAGTAGCCCATTTTGCCAGAGTAAAATCTCGTAAATCAAAATCTTACGATGTGCTTCCTAAACTTTCTGCGGATGCCATATTGAAGAAAAAATCCTTCTATATCAACCAATCTACTACTGATAAAGTGGTGGCTATAGGAGCCAGTACAGGAGGAACGGAAGCCATATTAGAAGTTATAAAAACACTAGACACCAATACAACAGGTATTGTTATTGTTCAACATATTCCAGCACATTTTACTAAAGCATTTGCAAACAGACTTAACGAAATTTGTCCTTTATTTGTAAAAGAAGCGGAGAATGGCGATTTTATCAGAAATGGTTTAGTTTTAATTTCTCCAGGCGATAAACACATGGTAGTAGAACACATGGCTGGTAGAAATAAAGTGAGGTTAATGGATGGCCCACCGGTAAATAGGCACAGGCCATCGGTGGATGTATTATTTCGTTCCATGGCTAACAAAATAGGACATAAAGGATTGGGAGTTTTACTAACAGGCATGGGTGATGATGGGGCACAAGGTCTTTTAGAAATGAAAGAATCAGGAGCGCAAACCATTGCACAAGACGAAAAATCATGTGTGGTTTATGGTATGCCACGAGAAGCCGTAAAGCGGAATGCCCAATTATATAGCATGAACCTAGTATCTATAGCAGAATTTATAAAGAAATTCAGATAG
- a CDS encoding response regulator, translating into MNTKKKILIIEDDPNIIAFYKSALKEKYALMIAKNGKIGLTKAWANSFDLILLDIELGDISGITICGKLKKHPSTNLVPIIIVSAIEKVESTIESFNSGASDFIKKPFHPEELIKRIEVHLKMNEMNLRLRNQAMATRKSKTEFSQFISSLAHELRSPLNSIIGFSEILKDPKLNQEDKNNFLRFINQGGQNLLGLLNDLIDYSKIEAENLSVHFSKVDLNKELKEMTNHFIDDMHKHGHIDKELIFNPIKTEGSVFIYTDIVRFLQIIKNFIENAIKYTAEDGCIEIGFKLEKNNEIKVFVTDDGIGMSSEELESLFSMDSYSGGLIQIKKSGKGLGMAVSYKLSELIGGRIDVQSTEGLGSTFSIILPLNFMDEEKINQIQQVQSYDWSNKLILIAEDVMVNYLFYVALLKKTNVKLIHAKNGLEVLDLLEEYSPDLILMDMVMPKMDGLEATLQVRKYYPIIPIIAQSSIASREDKENIYKAGCNDIITKPIKPQILLDKINRFFE; encoded by the coding sequence GTGAACACTAAGAAAAAAATATTAATTATTGAGGATGACCCTAATATCATTGCATTTTACAAAAGTGCATTGAAGGAAAAATACGCCTTGATGATAGCAAAGAATGGGAAAATCGGCCTCACTAAAGCCTGGGCCAATAGCTTCGACTTGATACTCCTCGACATTGAATTGGGAGACATTAGTGGCATCACCATTTGTGGGAAACTAAAAAAGCATCCAAGCACTAACTTAGTGCCTATTATTATTGTTTCTGCCATTGAAAAAGTGGAAAGCACTATTGAGTCATTTAATAGCGGAGCTTCCGATTTCATCAAAAAACCTTTCCATCCAGAAGAACTCATCAAGAGAATCGAAGTCCATTTAAAGATGAACGAGATGAATCTCAGGCTAAGAAACCAAGCAATGGCCACTCGTAAATCAAAAACGGAATTCTCTCAATTTATCTCCTCCTTGGCTCATGAGCTCAGAAGCCCATTGAACTCTATCATAGGTTTTTCAGAAATATTAAAGGACCCCAAATTAAACCAAGAAGACAAAAACAACTTCCTACGTTTCATTAATCAAGGAGGTCAAAACCTTTTAGGCTTACTCAACGATTTAATTGATTACTCTAAAATAGAAGCAGAAAATCTAAGTGTTCATTTTAGTAAGGTAGACCTAAATAAAGAACTGAAGGAAATGACTAATCATTTCATAGATGATATGCACAAGCATGGACACATTGATAAAGAACTAATATTCAATCCAATAAAAACAGAGGGCTCTGTTTTTATTTATACTGACATTGTTCGTTTTCTGCAAATCATTAAAAACTTTATCGAAAATGCCATTAAATATACAGCTGAGGATGGCTGTATAGAAATTGGTTTCAAATTAGAAAAGAATAATGAAATCAAAGTTTTTGTGACAGATGATGGCATAGGCATGAGCTCTGAGGAACTAGAAAGTCTATTTAGCATGGATAGCTATAGTGGAGGACTGATTCAAATTAAAAAGTCTGGAAAAGGTTTGGGAATGGCTGTTTCTTATAAACTTAGTGAACTTATTGGTGGTAGAATTGATGTTCAAAGTACAGAGGGTTTAGGTAGTACTTTTAGTATCATCCTTCCACTCAACTTTATGGATGAGGAAAAAATAAACCAGATACAACAAGTTCAAAGCTATGACTGGAGTAATAAACTCATCTTAATTGCTGAAGATGTTATGGTGAATTATCTGTTTTATGTGGCGCTATTAAAGAAAACCAATGTAAAACTCATTCATGCTAAAAATGGCTTGGAGGTTTTAGATTTATTAGAAGAATATTCTCCTGACCTCATTTTAATGGATATGGTGATGCCTAAAATGGATGGATTGGAAGCTACTTTACAAGTAAGAAAGTATTATCCTATTATTCCAATTATTGCACAGAGTTCCATTGCGAGTAGAGAGGACAAGGAAAACATTTATAAGGCCGGCTGTAATGATATTATTACTAAGCCTATTAAACCACAAATTTTATTGGATAAGATCAATCGGTTTTTTGAATAG
- a CDS encoding tetratricopeptide repeat protein, whose product MNMRKIIIFISFLIIGATSFAQVNTQRFLAMGRTDLFNDNYSESIKNLTTAIKAEPDKFEPYFFRGLAKYSLGDYEGAISDFTKSIEINPYFSYNYQYRGISKSQLNKFHEALKDFALAIHRGPNNSDVFVNRGTTKIQLDMYENSLHDFDTAIILDKKNELAYINKSYALYKLEQHDAALDQINKAIRLNYLNKTAYQRRGMLKFEMEKYEDAIFDLELAMKLDDEDPILYFFRALGRYNLGDTIGTYADYEKVLELDPNNALTYYNRSILKTEQKDYKGAIKDLNKVVQINKSNIYGWYNRGVVKYMSENYKSAERDFTKAIGLFPDFAQAYLNRSAARHEMNDEKGAYADMESAKEIKERFNNMPPDSIPLMYKDSIEFTKLIAFESDFNNANAEDGYLQFKNVYVELESNFVISMLASDEDTYIEAKRKQYYIKEIVEYNQSKLADHKLAFGLTKEINELSPKKSAEILARMDSTLQDNPNNPFNYLYIGILNERLGNFEEAERSYQYAVKLDPTFGFAYLNLANVVYLNIMKNHERNIEAKPNITRQDIEDIEEKEEVYDIPQLKEAINYYNQALQIYPNLGFLYYNRGNLQNKMQNYMEAIDDYNNAIKHQPDMAEAYYNKGLTLLLLKDNENACPNLSKAGELGISSSYNLIKRYCTKN is encoded by the coding sequence ATGAATATGCGAAAAATCATTATTTTTATTTCTTTCCTAATCATAGGAGCTACTAGCTTTGCCCAGGTGAATACCCAGCGGTTTTTAGCTATGGGGCGAACCGACCTATTCAACGATAATTATTCGGAATCCATAAAAAACTTAACTACGGCTATTAAAGCTGAACCTGACAAGTTTGAGCCCTACTTTTTTAGAGGGTTAGCTAAATATAGCTTGGGTGATTACGAAGGTGCCATTTCTGATTTCACTAAATCTATAGAAATTAATCCCTATTTCAGTTATAATTACCAATACAGAGGAATTTCAAAATCACAGCTCAACAAATTCCATGAAGCTCTAAAAGATTTTGCCCTAGCCATTCACCGTGGACCCAATAACTCCGATGTATTTGTGAATAGAGGAACCACCAAAATCCAGCTCGACATGTACGAGAATTCTCTACATGATTTTGATACCGCTATTATCCTGGATAAGAAAAATGAGTTGGCTTATATCAATAAATCATATGCCTTATATAAACTGGAGCAGCATGATGCAGCTTTAGACCAAATAAATAAAGCCATTCGCCTTAACTATTTAAACAAAACGGCCTACCAAAGACGTGGAATGCTCAAGTTTGAAATGGAGAAATATGAGGACGCCATATTCGATTTAGAACTGGCCATGAAATTAGATGATGAAGACCCCATACTCTATTTCTTTAGAGCCCTAGGTAGATATAACTTAGGTGATACTATAGGAACATATGCTGATTATGAAAAAGTTTTAGAATTGGATCCCAATAATGCCCTAACTTATTATAACCGATCTATTTTAAAAACGGAGCAAAAGGATTATAAAGGAGCTATTAAAGATTTGAATAAGGTGGTGCAGATCAATAAGAGTAATATTTATGGCTGGTATAATCGAGGTGTAGTGAAATACATGTCTGAGAATTACAAAAGTGCCGAACGTGACTTCACTAAAGCCATTGGCTTATTTCCAGACTTTGCTCAAGCTTATTTAAATCGTTCTGCAGCACGTCATGAGATGAATGATGAAAAAGGTGCTTATGCAGATATGGAATCAGCCAAAGAAATAAAAGAGCGTTTTAATAATATGCCTCCTGATAGTATTCCCCTCATGTATAAGGACAGTATAGAATTTACCAAGCTTATTGCTTTTGAGAGTGATTTTAATAATGCAAATGCAGAGGATGGTTATCTACAATTTAAGAATGTATACGTGGAATTGGAATCTAATTTTGTGATTTCTATGTTAGCAAGTGACGAAGATACTTATATCGAAGCCAAAAGAAAACAATATTATATCAAAGAGATCGTGGAGTATAATCAATCGAAACTAGCTGATCACAAATTGGCATTTGGTTTGACTAAAGAAATAAACGAATTAAGTCCAAAAAAATCAGCGGAGATTCTAGCGAGAATGGATTCTACGCTACAAGATAATCCCAATAATCCATTTAACTATCTCTATATAGGAATTCTAAATGAAAGACTTGGGAATTTTGAAGAAGCAGAACGTAGCTATCAATATGCGGTCAAATTGGATCCTACTTTTGGGTTTGCCTATTTAAACTTGGCCAATGTGGTGTATCTCAATATCATGAAAAATCATGAACGAAATATAGAGGCGAAACCCAATATTACTCGACAGGACATAGAAGATATAGAAGAAAAGGAAGAGGTTTATGATATTCCACAGCTAAAAGAAGCCATTAATTATTATAATCAAGCTTTGCAAATCTATCCCAATTTAGGTTTTCTTTATTATAATAGAGGCAACTTACAAAACAAGATGCAAAACTATATGGAAGCCATTGATGATTATAATAATGCCATTAAGCATCAACCTGATATGGCTGAGGCCTATTATAATAAAGGATTAACTTTGCTCCTTCTTAAGGACAATGAAAACGCCTGCCCTAACTTGAGTAAGGCTGGTGAATTGGGAATTAGTTCTTCCTATAATTTAATTAAAAGATATTGCACAAAAAATTAA
- a CDS encoding nitroreductase family protein, protein MDKLFQIIKESKRVKTVVSLNELSQHRWSPRSFDEKEVEMEKLMSMMEAGRWSASAFNEQPWRFIIGFKGDDTFNKMVDTMVEFNQNWAKNAPVLILNICKNNFTHNNTINDMAKYDVGQAVASYCLEAVHQGLTTHQMSGFDAKKADERFNLGEAFSSLSITALGYLGKPDALPEELFKVELQNRMRNQMEKVVFTDELNKTPFTL, encoded by the coding sequence ATGGATAAGTTATTTCAAATTATTAAAGAAAGTAAGAGAGTAAAAACCGTTGTAAGTTTGAATGAGTTAAGCCAACACCGTTGGAGCCCTCGTTCTTTTGATGAAAAAGAAGTAGAGATGGAAAAACTGATGAGTATGATGGAAGCAGGCAGATGGTCGGCTTCAGCATTTAATGAGCAACCTTGGAGATTCATCATTGGTTTCAAAGGTGATGATACTTTCAATAAGATGGTAGATACCATGGTGGAATTCAATCAAAACTGGGCGAAAAATGCTCCTGTACTTATTTTGAACATCTGTAAAAACAATTTCACACACAATAATACTATAAATGACATGGCTAAATACGATGTAGGACAAGCTGTTGCCTCCTATTGCTTAGAAGCCGTTCATCAAGGGTTGACAACTCATCAAATGTCGGGATTCGATGCGAAAAAAGCAGATGAAAGATTTAATTTGGGAGAAGCATTTAGTAGCTTGAGTATAACTGCCCTAGGCTATTTAGGAAAGCCAGATGCTTTACCTGAGGAACTCTTTAAAGTTGAATTACAAAACAGAATGAGAAACCAAATGGAGAAAGTGGTTTTTACTGACGAACTCAACAAAACTCCATTTACTCTTTAA
- a CDS encoding M28 family peptidase yields the protein MKFHYSSLFISLFAFVILASSCDSSSTSQEKESKKTEEVKNVVIPIFNADSAYKFVAEQVAFGPRVPNTKEHIAGGLYLEKTLKRFTPDVLVQEFQARAYNGTVLNGKNFIAQFNKEKSKRVLLAAHWDSRPYADHDPDEANYHTAIDGANDGASGVGVLMELARLMSKQAPDVGVDIVFFDLEDYGMPRFAGDGDNESWALGSQHWANNPMPVGYNANFGILLDMVGAQGIIFKMEHYSMYYAPHIVKKVWKQASLLGYDSIFLFEEGGYVMDDHIPVNQVMGIPMIDIIHYHESSESTFFPHWHTVNDNMDAIDKSSLRIVGETVTSVVYYE from the coding sequence ATGAAATTTCATTATTCCAGCTTATTTATATCGCTATTCGCATTTGTCATATTAGCCTCCTCTTGTGATTCTTCATCGACTAGTCAGGAAAAGGAAAGTAAAAAAACGGAGGAGGTCAAGAATGTAGTGATTCCTATATTTAATGCTGATTCTGCGTATAAATTTGTAGCGGAGCAAGTGGCTTTTGGTCCACGAGTACCTAATACAAAAGAACATATTGCAGGTGGACTTTATTTGGAGAAAACCCTCAAACGTTTCACTCCTGATGTTTTGGTTCAAGAGTTTCAAGCCAGAGCTTATAATGGTACAGTGTTGAATGGGAAAAACTTCATAGCACAGTTCAATAAAGAAAAAAGCAAGAGAGTTTTATTGGCAGCCCATTGGGATAGTCGCCCCTATGCCGATCACGATCCAGATGAAGCCAATTATCACACGGCCATAGATGGAGCTAACGATGGAGCTAGTGGAGTTGGCGTTTTAATGGAATTGGCACGTCTAATGTCTAAGCAAGCCCCCGATGTGGGAGTTGATATCGTTTTCTTCGATTTGGAAGATTATGGAATGCCAAGATTTGCCGGTGATGGGGATAATGAATCTTGGGCTTTGGGATCTCAACATTGGGCCAATAATCCAATGCCAGTAGGCTATAATGCCAATTTCGGAATCTTATTGGATATGGTAGGCGCTCAAGGCATCATCTTTAAAATGGAACATTATAGCATGTATTATGCTCCACATATCGTGAAAAAAGTATGGAAACAAGCTAGCTTATTAGGCTATGATTCTATTTTTCTTTTTGAAGAAGGTGGTTATGTCATGGATGATCACATCCCCGTAAATCAAGTTATGGGAATCCCAATGATTGATATTATCCATTATCATGAATCCAGCGAATCCACATTTTTCCCTCACTGGCACACCGTAAACGACAATATGGATGCCATTGACAAAAGTAGCCTAAGAATTGTTGGTGAGACTGTAACTTCTGTGGTTTATTATGAATAA
- a CDS encoding PhoH family protein, which produces MAKSKIKKIFVLDTSVILYSHDAINSFDDNDVAIPITVLEELDNFKKGNDTKNFQAREFIRIMDSLSDKGTLTKWQKIGGDQKGKFKVVMETKSSNGNVDAEKVYGVNKADHKILNVAISLQHEFPKRPVIMVTKDINLRIKAKALNISAEDFQTGKILNVDNLYTGKARVDNVDSAVIDLIYQNGYCDRQDLDFENIKPHQYFILKSNKSSVLGYYNPTLDRIERIDKQAIHRIMPRNAEQVFALHALLNPEVKLVSLQGIAGTGKTLLALAGALEQRRDFKQIFLSRPIVPLSNKDIGFLPGDAKEKITPYMEPLYDNLKFIRNQYSERDKEYQNIKAAMENEKIVISPLAYIRGRSISNVFFIVDEAQNLTPHEVKTVITRAGEGTKIVFTGDIYQIDTPYLDSQSNGLSYLIDKIQGHPLYSHVQLEKGERSDLANLANEML; this is translated from the coding sequence ATGGCCAAATCTAAAATCAAAAAAATATTCGTATTAGATACTTCCGTAATTCTTTATAGTCACGATGCTATTAATAGTTTTGACGATAATGATGTAGCTATTCCTATTACTGTTTTAGAGGAATTGGACAATTTTAAAAAAGGAAATGATACCAAGAATTTTCAAGCTCGAGAGTTTATTCGCATTATGGATTCTCTTTCCGATAAAGGCACTTTAACAAAATGGCAAAAAATTGGAGGAGACCAGAAAGGGAAATTTAAAGTAGTGATGGAAACCAAGTCTTCAAATGGAAATGTGGATGCCGAAAAAGTTTATGGAGTCAACAAGGCAGACCATAAAATTTTGAATGTAGCTATTTCTTTGCAGCATGAATTTCCAAAGAGGCCAGTAATCATGGTCACTAAAGATATAAACCTTAGGATAAAAGCAAAAGCTTTAAATATTTCTGCCGAAGATTTTCAAACCGGAAAGATTCTGAATGTAGATAATCTATATACCGGAAAAGCTAGAGTAGATAATGTGGATAGTGCAGTTATCGATTTAATCTATCAAAACGGATACTGCGATCGGCAAGATTTAGACTTTGAAAATATCAAGCCACATCAGTACTTTATTCTTAAGAGTAATAAGAGCTCAGTATTGGGGTATTATAATCCCACTTTAGATAGAATAGAGCGTATAGACAAACAGGCCATTCATCGTATTATGCCACGAAATGCGGAACAGGTTTTTGCGCTTCATGCCTTATTAAATCCGGAAGTAAAATTAGTGAGTTTGCAAGGAATAGCCGGAACTGGAAAAACTCTTCTTGCATTGGCAGGAGCATTGGAGCAAAGAAGAGATTTCAAACAAATCTTCCTAAGTCGTCCCATAGTTCCATTAAGTAATAAGGATATTGGTTTTCTTCCGGGCGATGCCAAAGAGAAGATTACACCATATATGGAACCCCTTTATGATAATTTGAAATTCATTAGAAATCAATATTCAGAAAGGGATAAAGAATATCAGAATATAAAAGCGGCCATGGAAAATGAGAAAATAGTCATTTCTCCTTTGGCTTATATCCGAGGTAGAAGTATTTCTAATGTATTCTTTATTGTAGATGAAGCCCAGAACTTAACTCCCCATGAGGTTAAAACGGTAATCACTAGGGCAGGAGAGGGAACAAAAATCGTTTTCACTGGTGATATCTACCAAATAGATACACCATATCTAGATAGTCAAAGTAATGGCTTATCTTATCTGATTGATAAAATCCAAGGACATCCGCTCTATTCTCATGTTCAACTGGAAAAAGGGGAACGTAGTGATTTGGCTAATTTGGCCAATGAGATGTTGTAA
- a CDS encoding VF530 family DNA-binding protein: MDIENDHKTESTDAQKQSNELSYAELKPKTNEDLNAKRPARRKRRQATEEQLANPLHGVKLAQILESLVENYGWEYLAEHVNIRCFKFNPTMKSSLGFLRRTPWARDQVKEFYVKMLEED; the protein is encoded by the coding sequence ATGGATATAGAAAACGATCATAAGACGGAGTCAACTGATGCACAGAAGCAATCGAACGAGCTTTCATATGCAGAACTCAAACCAAAGACCAATGAAGATCTGAATGCTAAAAGACCAGCTAGACGAAAAAGGAGGCAAGCAACCGAAGAACAACTTGCCAACCCTCTACATGGGGTAAAACTGGCTCAGATATTAGAAAGTCTAGTAGAGAATTATGGCTGGGAATACCTGGCAGAGCATGTCAATATTCGCTGTTTCAAATTTAATCCTACCATGAAATCAAGCCTGGGTTTTTTAAGGAGAACGCCATGGGCTCGAGATCAAGTTAAGGAATTCTATGTAAAGATGTTGGAAGAGGATTAA
- a CDS encoding class I SAM-dependent methyltransferase yields MICTLCSSELINKKDAYYYHCDTCKALVKDKKYYLSSDEEKARYETHNNDVNDIGYQNFTLPITNYVTKNCSPNHKGLDFGSGTGPVISSMLKKLGFDIEQYDPFFAPNPKPLIHQYDYILSCEVFEHFHQPKLEIDRLFSLLNKNGILLIMTMLYIENIDFGGWNYRNDDTHVFIYRKETIEYIAEEWKLEIDVLTDRLIVLRKLRE; encoded by the coding sequence ATGATTTGTACACTTTGCAGTTCTGAACTAATAAACAAAAAAGATGCATATTATTATCATTGTGATACTTGTAAAGCCTTGGTAAAAGACAAAAAGTATTACTTATCTTCCGACGAAGAAAAAGCAAGATACGAAACTCATAATAATGATGTAAATGATATTGGATATCAGAACTTCACCTTACCCATAACTAATTATGTAACGAAGAATTGCTCACCAAATCATAAGGGATTAGATTTCGGAAGTGGTACTGGCCCCGTGATTTCAAGTATGCTGAAGAAGCTAGGATTTGATATTGAGCAATATGATCCATTTTTCGCGCCCAATCCTAAGCCATTGATTCATCAATACGACTATATTTTGAGTTGTGAGGTATTTGAACATTTTCATCAGCCCAAATTAGAAATTGATAGACTTTTTTCTTTATTGAATAAGAATGGAATACTACTAATTATGACCATGTTGTATATTGAAAATATTGACTTTGGGGGATGGAATTACAGAAACGACGATACCCATGTTTTTATTTATAGAAAGGAAACTATAGAATATATTGCAGAGGAATGGAAGCTAGAAATCGATGTTCTGACTGATAGGCTTATTGTGCTAAGGAAGCTGAGAGAATGA
- a CDS encoding pseudouridine synthase: MKLEILYQDDYLVAINKPNGLLVHRTKIANDATEFALQILRNQLGRKVFPAHRIDRKTSGILLFSLDENTDSLMQQQFSEGKVDKRYLAIVRGFTPDEELIDYPLKKENGKLQEAITKYKTVDRSELEIPFSRHPTSRYSLLNVEPLSGRMHQIRKHLAHIHHPIIGDRPHGCNKQNKLFKEKWNMMSMMLHARSITFFHPITNKKTNIIAQPSEEFLRTTQFLGLKNDTFRDLSNL; encoded by the coding sequence TTGAAATTAGAAATATTATACCAAGACGATTACCTAGTGGCTATCAATAAACCCAATGGTCTGCTGGTTCACCGTACCAAGATTGCAAATGACGCCACTGAATTTGCCTTACAAATATTGCGTAACCAATTAGGCAGAAAAGTATTTCCCGCTCATCGCATCGACCGTAAAACAAGTGGTATTTTATTATTCTCCTTGGATGAAAATACCGACAGCCTTATGCAACAACAATTTTCTGAAGGCAAAGTGGATAAAAGATATTTGGCCATCGTTAGAGGTTTTACACCAGATGAAGAATTAATAGATTATCCTCTGAAAAAAGAAAATGGCAAATTACAAGAAGCCATCACCAAATATAAAACTGTGGATCGTAGCGAACTTGAAATTCCATTTTCGAGGCATCCAACATCTCGTTATTCGCTTTTAAATGTGGAGCCTTTAAGTGGTAGAATGCATCAGATTAGAAAACATTTGGCTCATATTCATCATCCCATCATAGGCGACAGACCACATGGTTGCAATAAGCAGAATAAACTATTCAAAGAAAAGTGGAATATGATGAGCATGATGCTGCATGCGCGTTCGATTACATTTTTTCACCCTATCACTAATAAGAAAACCAATATTATTGCTCAACCTTCAGAAGAGTTCTTAAGGACCACTCAATTCCTTGGATTAAAAAATGATACTTTCAGAGATTTATCAAATCTATGA